The proteins below are encoded in one region of Paenibacillus sp. YYML68:
- the gltX gene encoding glutamate--tRNA ligase — MADIRVRYAPSPTGHLHIGGARTALFDYLYARKNNGKFIIRFEDTDQSRHVESGVDSQLEGLRWLGVDWDESVDVGGPYGPYRQTERLDLYQPFIDQLLREGNAYYCYCSEADLEAERAEQEAAGQMPMYSGKCRNLTPEQAEAYRAEGRKPSIRFRVPSDRTIAFVDRIREQVEFDSNGIGDFIIVRPDGIPTYNFAVILDDHLMKISLVIRGEEHLTNTPRQIMMYEALGLPVPEFAHLALILNQDRKKMSKRDESIIQFIEQYKSLGYLPEAVMNFIALLGWSPKGEEEMFTREELIEQFDLDRVSKSPAVFDMDKLNWMNNAYIKKADPERIVQLALPHLQEAGRLPAELSEEQQQWVRALVGLYQEQLRFAAEIVTLSELFFREEVQMEDEAAALLAEDYAPVVLRSFLGQVESASSFTVDAVKAMVKAVQTETGYKGKQLFMTIRVALTGQMHGPDLNMAIHLLGAETVQVRLKKLL, encoded by the coding sequence ATGGCAGACATTCGCGTAAGATACGCACCGAGTCCGACAGGTCACTTACATATCGGCGGAGCGAGAACGGCTCTGTTCGATTACTTATATGCACGGAAGAACAATGGGAAATTCATCATTCGCTTCGAGGATACGGATCAGAGCCGTCACGTTGAGTCCGGAGTGGACAGTCAGCTGGAGGGCTTGCGCTGGTTAGGTGTGGACTGGGATGAGAGCGTCGATGTCGGCGGACCGTACGGTCCTTATCGTCAGACGGAGCGTCTAGACCTGTATCAGCCGTTCATCGATCAGCTCCTTCGCGAGGGTAATGCATACTATTGCTATTGCTCTGAGGCGGATCTAGAGGCGGAGCGGGCGGAGCAGGAGGCTGCTGGTCAGATGCCGATGTATTCGGGCAAATGTCGCAACCTCACGCCTGAGCAGGCGGAGGCTTACCGTGCGGAGGGACGCAAGCCTTCGATTCGATTCCGCGTGCCTAGCGATCGGACGATTGCCTTCGTGGATCGTATTCGCGAGCAGGTGGAGTTCGACTCGAACGGGATTGGTGATTTCATCATCGTGCGACCGGACGGCATTCCGACGTATAACTTCGCGGTTATTCTCGACGACCATCTAATGAAGATTTCCCTCGTGATTCGCGGGGAAGAGCATCTGACGAATACGCCGCGTCAAATTATGATGTACGAGGCGCTCGGCTTGCCTGTACCGGAATTCGCCCATCTGGCGCTTATTCTGAATCAGGACCGCAAGAAGATGAGCAAGCGCGACGAGTCGATCATCCAGTTCATTGAGCAGTACAAGTCGCTCGGCTACTTGCCTGAGGCGGTCATGAACTTCATCGCGCTGCTCGGCTGGTCGCCGAAGGGCGAGGAGGAGATGTTCACGCGCGAGGAGTTGATCGAGCAGTTCGATCTGGATCGCGTGTCTAAGAGCCCGGCCGTGTTCGACATGGACAAGCTGAATTGGATGAACAATGCGTATATCAAGAAGGCTGACCCAGAGCGGATCGTGCAGCTGGCGCTGCCGCATCTGCAGGAGGCCGGACGATTGCCTGCAGAGCTTAGCGAGGAGCAGCAGCAATGGGTGCGTGCGCTCGTAGGGCTGTACCAGGAGCAACTGCGCTTCGCGGCGGAGATCGTAACGCTCTCTGAGCTGTTCTTCCGTGAGGAGGTACAGATGGAGGATGAGGCTGCCGCGCTGCTGGCGGAGGATTATGCCCCTGTTGTACTGCGCAGCTTCCTTGGTCAGGTGGAATCAGCCTCGTCGTTCACGGTCGATGCGGTCAAGGCGATGGTGAAGGCCGTTCAGACGGAGACCGGCTACAAGGGCAAGCAGCTGTTCATGACGATCCGCGTCGCGCTGACGGGCCAGATGCACGGTCCTGACTTGAACATGGCAATCCATCTGCTCGGCGCGGAGACGGTACAGGTACGACTGAAGAAATTATTGTAA
- the cysE gene encoding serine O-acetyltransferase: MLSRMREDITTIFENDPAARSWIEVVFTYSGLHALWAHRVGHWLYKRRLYTAARVVSQVSRFMTGIEIHPGATIGRRFFIDHGMGVVIGETCEIGDNVLLYHGVTLGGSGKEKGKRHPTVGNNVVISAGAKVLGSFTVGDNSRIGSNAVVLAEVPPNSTVVGIPGRVVKRDGVRVGRLEHGNLPDPVIEMFRTMQQQMDELKEKVREFEDKNGGSSSDGT; encoded by the coding sequence ATGCTAAGCAGAATGAGAGAAGATATTACGACGATATTCGAGAACGACCCGGCCGCCCGCAGCTGGATCGAGGTGGTCTTTACATATTCAGGCCTGCATGCGCTGTGGGCACATCGCGTCGGGCATTGGCTGTATAAGCGCAGATTATATACCGCGGCGAGAGTCGTGTCTCAGGTCAGCCGCTTCATGACCGGTATCGAGATTCATCCGGGCGCTACGATCGGCAGACGGTTTTTCATCGATCATGGAATGGGAGTTGTCATCGGTGAGACGTGCGAGATCGGAGACAATGTACTGCTGTATCACGGCGTGACGCTAGGGGGAAGCGGGAAGGAGAAGGGGAAGCGCCATCCGACGGTCGGCAACAATGTCGTCATCTCGGCTGGAGCGAAGGTGCTAGGCTCGTTCACCGTAGGGGATAACTCGCGCATCGGCTCGAACGCGGTCGTGCTGGCCGAGGTGCCTCCGAACAGTACGGTGGTTGGCATTCCCGGCCGTGTCGTGAAGCGCGATGGCGTGCGAGTCGGACGACTGGAGCACGGTAATTTGCCAGATCCGGTCATTGAGATGTTCCGCACGATGCAGCAGCAGATGGATGAGCTGAAGGAGAAGGTACGGGAATTCGAGGATAAGAACGGAGGAAGCAGTTCAGATGGCACTTAA
- the ispF gene encoding 2-C-methyl-D-erythritol 2,4-cyclodiphosphate synthase, whose translation MIRVGQGFDVHQLVEGRKCIIGGVDIPYEKGLLGHSDADVLLHALSDAILGALAMGDIGKHFPDTSEAYKDADSFELLKQVWKLAKDAGYELGNADCTIIAQKPKMAPYIPAMVERIAFGLEAELSQVNVKATTTEQLGFTGRGEGIAAQAVVCLVRA comes from the coding sequence ATGATTCGAGTAGGACAAGGCTTCGATGTGCATCAGCTGGTCGAGGGACGTAAGTGTATCATCGGGGGCGTCGACATTCCGTATGAGAAAGGGCTGCTCGGCCACTCCGATGCCGACGTGCTGCTGCATGCGCTGAGCGATGCGATTCTTGGGGCGCTGGCGATGGGGGATATCGGCAAGCACTTCCCCGATACGTCGGAGGCGTACAAGGACGCGGACAGCTTCGAGCTGCTAAAGCAGGTGTGGAAGCTTGCGAAGGATGCCGGCTACGAGCTCGGCAATGCGGACTGTACGATTATCGCGCAGAAGCCGAAGATGGCTCCGTACATTCCGGCGATGGTCGAGCGCATTGCGTTCGGTCTGGAGGCGGAGCTGTCGCAGGTGAATGTGAAGGCGACGACGACGGAGCAGCTTGGTTTTACGGGACGTGGAGAAGGAATTGCGGCGCAAGCCGTTGTGTGTCTGGTGCGGGCGTAA
- the pssA gene encoding CDP-diacylglycerol--serine O-phosphatidyltransferase, with the protein MIAKSLPNIFTIGNLFLGIIAIISVFNNKPEFAAIMVIVAMLLDGLDGRVARALNAQSEFGKELDSLSDVISFGVAPAFIMYVVAFTDMNTAAAWIITAVFPICGALRLARFNVVAGTPGYFIGLPIPAAGGVLCTLALFHQELSPLVLALSTLLLSYLMVSNVKYPNFKKIGIPKAAIWITPFVVIAAVVLAVKFPSMLSKLIFIPLLLYALYGLKKNVDRFFVSIRRKRSKSAEEPESKTTTV; encoded by the coding sequence ATGATAGCTAAATCTCTCCCGAACATCTTCACGATAGGGAACCTGTTTCTCGGAATTATCGCCATTATATCCGTGTTTAACAATAAACCGGAGTTTGCCGCCATTATGGTTATCGTTGCGATGCTGCTGGACGGCCTCGACGGCCGCGTGGCCAGAGCGCTGAACGCCCAGAGCGAGTTCGGCAAGGAGCTGGACTCATTGTCCGACGTGATCTCGTTCGGTGTAGCGCCGGCCTTCATCATGTACGTCGTCGCCTTCACCGATATGAACACGGCTGCTGCGTGGATTATTACCGCCGTGTTCCCGATCTGCGGCGCACTGCGACTGGCTCGCTTCAATGTCGTGGCAGGAACGCCAGGCTACTTCATCGGCCTTCCGATCCCGGCCGCAGGCGGCGTGCTCTGTACGCTCGCATTGTTCCATCAAGAGCTGAGCCCGCTGGTGCTCGCTCTCTCGACGCTGCTACTCTCTTACCTGATGGTCAGCAACGTCAAGTACCCGAACTTCAAGAAGATTGGGATCCCGAAGGCTGCGATCTGGATTACGCCATTCGTCGTCATTGCGGCCGTCGTGCTCGCAGTGAAGTTCCCGTCGATGCTGTCTAAGCTCATCTTCATACCGCTTCTGCTCTATGCACTGTACGGCTTAAAAAAAAACGTTGATCGCTTCTTCGTGAGCATTCGCCGCAAGCGTAGCAAGTCGGCTGAAGAGCCGGAGTCGAAGACGACCACCGTTTAA
- the radA gene encoding DNA repair protein RadA — protein MAKTKTKFYCQQCGYESPKWLGKCPGCEAWNTFVEEVETVSKAKGLHGSITNKKEKAISIINIESNEEPRIETSNKELNRVLGGGLVPGSLILVGGDPGIGKSTLLLQTSHELTSKGLRVLYISGEESVRQTKLRADRLQAVSPLLFVLSETNVDFIEAAIDDIQPDFIVIDSIQTVFHPAVASAPGSVSQVRECTGHFMRIAKVRGIACVLVGHVTKEGAIAGPRLLEHMVDCVLYFEGERHHSYRVLRAVKNRFGSTNEIGIFEMRESGLVEVSNPSELFLSERPLGVAGSTVVASMEGTRPVLVELQALVCSTNFPSPRRMATGYDHNRLALIIAVLEKRMGMFLQNQDAYLNVAGGVKLDEPAVDLAVAVALASSFRDQPTQAFDVVFGEIGLTGEVRGVSRVDQRVKEAQKLGFKRVIVPQQSMKGWTAPSGIHIIGVQTVAEALSAALV, from the coding sequence ATGGCGAAGACGAAAACGAAATTTTATTGCCAGCAATGCGGCTATGAATCGCCGAAGTGGCTCGGCAAATGTCCGGGCTGCGAGGCTTGGAATACGTTCGTGGAGGAAGTAGAGACCGTCAGCAAGGCCAAGGGTCTTCACGGATCGATAACGAATAAGAAAGAAAAAGCGATCTCCATCATAAACATAGAAAGTAATGAGGAGCCGCGGATCGAAACGAGCAACAAGGAGCTCAATCGGGTGCTTGGCGGCGGTCTCGTGCCTGGCTCTCTGATCCTTGTCGGCGGCGACCCGGGCATCGGCAAGTCGACCTTGCTGCTGCAGACGTCCCACGAGCTAACGTCTAAGGGGCTCAGGGTGCTATACATTTCCGGCGAGGAATCGGTCAGGCAGACGAAGCTGCGGGCGGATCGTCTGCAGGCGGTATCTCCGTTGCTATTCGTGCTTAGCGAGACGAATGTCGACTTCATCGAGGCGGCGATCGATGACATTCAGCCGGACTTCATTGTCATTGACTCGATTCAGACCGTCTTCCACCCGGCTGTCGCTTCAGCTCCTGGGAGTGTATCGCAGGTGCGCGAGTGCACAGGGCATTTCATGCGTATCGCGAAGGTCAGAGGGATTGCCTGTGTACTTGTCGGTCATGTGACCAAAGAAGGAGCGATAGCCGGTCCGAGACTGCTGGAGCATATGGTCGATTGCGTGCTCTACTTCGAGGGAGAACGGCATCATTCGTACCGGGTGCTGCGCGCGGTGAAGAACCGATTCGGCTCGACCAATGAGATTGGAATCTTCGAGATGCGGGAGAGCGGCCTTGTCGAGGTGAGCAATCCGTCTGAGCTGTTCCTGTCGGAGCGCCCGCTCGGTGTTGCAGGCTCTACCGTCGTCGCCAGTATGGAAGGAACAAGACCGGTGCTCGTCGAGCTGCAGGCGCTCGTCTGCTCGACGAACTTCCCTTCCCCGCGGCGAATGGCCACAGGTTATGATCATAACCGGCTGGCCCTTATTATTGCGGTGCTGGAGAAGCGTATGGGCATGTTCCTGCAAAATCAGGACGCCTACCTGAACGTCGCTGGCGGCGTCAAGCTCGATGAGCCTGCCGTCGATCTGGCTGTGGCCGTTGCGCTCGCCTCCAGCTTCCGAGATCAGCCGACGCAGGCGTTCGACGTTGTGTTCGGCGAGATTGGCCTAACTGGTGAGGTACGCGGCGTCTCGCGGGTCGATCAGCGGGTGAAGGAGGCGCAGAAGCTGGGCTTCAAGCGCGTGATTGTGCCACAGCAGAGCATGAAGGGGTGGACCGCCCCGAGCGGTATACACATCATCGGCGTGCAGACAGTAGCCGAGGCGCTGTCAGCCGCTCTAGTTTAG
- a CDS encoding PIN/TRAM domain-containing protein, giving the protein MMKKWFQLLFAVIGGAVGVQWNHTLGTPVFEVIASVIGVQKIEGQAVWMFMVGAAVFYGISAGTFANVQRIIQTGEERVSTIAVPELVAGTLGMGVGLLASSLLLQPLERSGLTNPLLHMLCIAVLAIAGYRLGTVKKDELVALLEKRGEQQRGRRAPGEAKGFEEHKILDTSVIIDGRIADICKTGFIEGTLVIPEFVLEELQHIADSSDLLKRNRGRRGLDILNKIQKELDVKVLIYEGDFDEISEVDSKLVRLAKLLRGKVITNDFNLNKVCELQGVSVLNINDLANAVKPVVLPGEEILVQVIKDGKEHGQGVAYLDDGTMIVVEGGREFIGTTLDVLVTSVLQTSAGRMIFAKPKLLEKAL; this is encoded by the coding sequence ATGATGAAAAAATGGTTCCAGCTTTTGTTTGCCGTAATCGGCGGCGCCGTAGGAGTCCAATGGAATCATACGCTTGGAACGCCTGTTTTTGAAGTCATAGCATCGGTCATTGGAGTACAGAAGATCGAAGGGCAAGCCGTCTGGATGTTTATGGTCGGGGCAGCCGTGTTCTACGGAATAAGTGCAGGAACGTTCGCTAATGTACAGCGCATCATTCAGACAGGAGAGGAGCGGGTATCGACCATAGCGGTACCGGAGCTGGTGGCAGGTACGCTTGGAATGGGCGTCGGCCTGCTGGCCTCCTCCCTGCTGCTTCAGCCGCTCGAGCGGAGCGGGCTGACGAATCCGCTGCTGCATATGCTGTGCATCGCGGTGCTCGCTATAGCGGGCTACAGACTGGGCACGGTCAAGAAGGACGAGCTCGTCGCACTGCTGGAGAAGCGGGGCGAGCAGCAGCGCGGGCGCCGCGCTCCAGGTGAAGCGAAGGGCTTCGAGGAGCATAAGATTCTCGATACGAGTGTTATTATTGACGGTCGGATTGCCGACATCTGCAAGACAGGCTTTATTGAAGGGACGCTTGTCATTCCGGAGTTCGTGCTGGAGGAGCTGCAGCATATTGCTGATTCGTCGGATCTGCTGAAGCGTAACCGCGGCCGTCGCGGGCTCGACATTTTGAACAAAATTCAGAAGGAGCTCGACGTGAAGGTGTTGATCTACGAAGGAGACTTCGACGAGATCTCCGAGGTGGACAGCAAGCTGGTGCGGCTCGCGAAGCTGCTGCGCGGCAAAGTCATCACGAACGACTTCAACCTGAACAAGGTGTGTGAGCTGCAGGGAGTCTCGGTGCTGAACATTAACGACCTTGCGAACGCGGTCAAGCCGGTCGTGCTGCCGGGCGAGGAAATTCTCGTCCAGGTGATCAAGGACGGCAAGGAGCATGGTCAAGGCGTCGCTTACCTCGATGACGGTACGATGATCGTCGTGGAGGGTGGCAGAGAGTTTATCGGCACGACGCTGGATGTGCTGGTTACGAGCGTGCTGCAGACGTCGGCGGGACGGATGATTTTTGCGAAGCCCAAGCTCTTGGAAAAAGCGCTCTAA
- the clpC gene encoding ATP-dependent protease ATP-binding subunit ClpC: MMFGRFTERAQKVLSLAQEEAVRLGHNNIGTEHILLGLIREGEGIAAKALIALGLGLEKIQDEVESLIGRGQEQPTNIAYTPRAKKVIELSMDEARKLGHTYVGTEHILLGLIREGEGVAARVLNNLGVSLNKARQQVLQLLGSSEVVTPSHGNPVNVNTPTLDGLARDLTAYAREGNLDPVIGRSKEIERVIQVLSRRTKNNPVLIGEPGVGKTAIAEGLAQKIIANEIPETLRDKRVMTLDMGSVVAGTKYRGEFEDRLKKIMDEIRQAGNIILFIDELHTLIGAGGAEGAIDASNILKPSLARGELQCIGATTLDEYRKYIEKDAALERRFQPITVDQPTPDEAIQILHGLRDRYEAHHRVKITDEAIEQAVRLSDRYITDRFLPDKAIDLIDEASSKVRLHSYTVPPDLKKLENKLEDIRKEKDAAVQSQEFEKAASLRDTEQKLREELDTTKNEWKEKQGRTDSEVTPDDIAQVVASWTGIPVVKLAEEETERLLKMEDILHDRVIGQEEAVKAVSRAIRRARAGLKDPKRPMGSFIFLGPTGVGKTELARALAESLFGDENAVIRIDMSEYMEKHSTSRLVGAPPGYVGYEEGGQLTEKVRRKPYSVVLLDEIEKAHPEVFNILLQVLEDGRLTDSKGRTVDFRNTLIIMTSNVGADVIKRNSTLGFTAAVDSGKDYTNMKDKVMGELKKSFRPEFLNRIDEIIVFHSLDEKHIAQIVTLMADDLRKRLKEQEVDFILTDAAKAFLAKEGFDPSFGARPLRRAIQKHIEDRLSEELLRGNISKGDKLTIDEKDGELFVERNLGVSSEV, translated from the coding sequence ATGATGTTTGGAAGATTTACGGAGCGCGCACAGAAGGTACTTTCACTCGCACAAGAGGAAGCCGTCCGATTGGGTCATAACAATATCGGCACGGAGCACATATTGCTTGGTCTGATCCGTGAGGGCGAAGGCATTGCAGCGAAGGCGCTGATCGCACTCGGTCTTGGACTTGAGAAAATTCAGGACGAGGTCGAATCGCTCATCGGTCGCGGTCAGGAGCAGCCAACGAATATCGCCTATACGCCGCGTGCCAAAAAGGTGATCGAGCTGTCGATGGACGAGGCGCGCAAGCTCGGACATACGTACGTCGGCACCGAGCACATTCTGCTCGGCTTGATTCGGGAAGGCGAGGGCGTCGCCGCTCGCGTGCTGAATAACCTTGGCGTCAGCCTCAACAAGGCTCGTCAGCAGGTGCTTCAGCTGCTTGGCAGCAGCGAGGTCGTCACGCCGAGCCACGGTAACCCGGTGAACGTCAATACGCCGACACTGGACGGCTTGGCTCGTGACTTGACTGCCTATGCCAGAGAAGGCAACCTAGACCCTGTTATCGGCCGTAGCAAGGAGATCGAGCGCGTCATTCAGGTGCTCAGCCGCCGGACGAAGAACAATCCGGTGCTGATCGGGGAGCCGGGCGTCGGTAAGACGGCCATCGCAGAGGGTCTCGCGCAGAAGATCATTGCGAACGAAATTCCAGAGACGCTCCGCGACAAGCGAGTGATGACGCTCGATATGGGCTCCGTCGTTGCAGGAACGAAGTACCGCGGTGAGTTCGAGGACCGCTTGAAGAAAATCATGGACGAGATTCGTCAGGCCGGCAACATCATTCTGTTCATCGACGAGCTGCATACGCTGATCGGTGCGGGCGGTGCGGAAGGCGCGATCGACGCCTCGAACATTCTGAAGCCGTCGCTGGCGCGTGGCGAGCTGCAATGTATCGGCGCGACGACACTTGACGAGTATCGCAAATATATCGAGAAGGACGCCGCGCTCGAAAGACGCTTCCAGCCGATTACGGTCGATCAGCCGACGCCGGATGAGGCGATTCAAATTTTGCACGGACTGCGTGACCGCTACGAGGCGCATCATCGCGTGAAAATTACGGATGAAGCGATCGAGCAGGCGGTGCGCTTGTCGGATCGCTACATTACGGACCGCTTCCTGCCGGACAAAGCGATCGATCTGATCGATGAGGCGAGCTCCAAGGTAAGGCTTCACTCCTACACCGTACCACCGGATCTGAAGAAGCTGGAGAACAAGCTTGAGGACATCCGCAAGGAGAAGGACGCGGCGGTTCAGAGCCAGGAGTTCGAGAAGGCCGCTTCGCTGCGTGATACCGAGCAGAAGCTTCGTGAGGAGCTCGACACGACGAAGAATGAGTGGAAGGAAAAGCAAGGCCGCACCGATTCCGAGGTGACGCCGGACGATATTGCACAGGTTGTAGCTAGCTGGACAGGTATTCCGGTCGTCAAGCTGGCTGAGGAGGAGACAGAGCGTCTTCTGAAGATGGAGGACATTCTCCATGACCGTGTGATCGGTCAAGAAGAGGCGGTCAAGGCCGTCAGCCGTGCAATCCGCCGTGCGAGAGCGGGTCTGAAGGATCCGAAGCGTCCGATGGGCTCGTTCATCTTCCTCGGTCCTACTGGGGTAGGTAAGACGGAGCTAGCGCGTGCGCTGGCAGAATCGCTGTTCGGCGATGAAAATGCGGTCATCCGTATCGACATGTCGGAATATATGGAAAAGCACTCCACATCCCGTCTCGTTGGAGCGCCTCCGGGGTATGTCGGCTACGAGGAAGGCGGTCAGCTGACCGAGAAGGTTCGTCGCAAGCCGTATTCCGTCGTCCTGCTCGATGAGATCGAGAAGGCGCATCCGGAAGTGTTCAACATCTTGCTTCAGGTGCTTGAGGACGGCCGTCTGACGGATTCGAAGGGACGTACGGTCGACTTCCGCAATACGCTGATCATTATGACGTCGAACGTCGGTGCGGACGTCATCAAGCGTAATTCGACGCTCGGCTTCACGGCTGCGGTGGATTCGGGTAAAGATTACACGAACATGAAGGATAAGGTAATGGGCGAGCTGAAGAAGAGCTTCCGTCCGGAGTTCCTGAACCGGATCGACGAGATCATCGTCTTCCATTCACTCGACGAGAAGCATATCGCTCAGATCGTTACGCTGATGGCTGACGACCTGCGCAAGCGTCTGAAGGAGCAGGAGGTCGACTTCATTCTTACAGATGCGGCGAAGGCATTCCTCGCGAAGGAGGGCTTCGATCCGAGCTTCGGGGCAAGACCGCTGCGTCGTGCGATCCAGAAGCACATCGAGGATCGGTTGTCCGAGGAGTTGCTGCGCGGCAACATCTCGAAGGGCGACAAGCTGACGATCGACGAGAAGGACGGCGAGCTGTTCGTCGAGCGCAATCTTGGCGTCAGCAGTGAAGTGTAA
- the disA gene encoding DNA integrity scanning diadenylate cyclase DisA — MSKEDSNHRDVMSQLLQLVAPGTPFRDGLENVLRAKTGGLIVVGYSPEVMEIVDGGFSINCDFSPNYLYELAKMDGAIILSEDVKRILYANTQLIPDSSITSTETGIRHRTAERVAKQTNKLVVSISQRRNVITLYQGNLRYALKDIGVILTKANQAIQTLEKYMSVLDQDLTNLGASEFEELVTLHDVTCVIQRIGMVLRIKAEINRYINELGNEGRLISMQLEELMGNTEREAYVLVKDYMKEPSDEKVKDIFTQLKRVSHDEILDHGMIAKALGYPPAAVSAEEMVAPRGYRVLNKIPRLPSVIIHNLIDHFRQLPHLMMATIDELDEVDGIGEVRARAIKEGLKRIQDQVLIDRHI, encoded by the coding sequence TTGAGCAAGGAAGATTCGAATCATCGCGATGTGATGAGCCAGCTGCTGCAATTAGTGGCGCCTGGCACTCCTTTCCGTGACGGGCTCGAGAACGTGCTCCGCGCCAAAACGGGCGGCTTAATCGTTGTCGGCTACAGTCCGGAGGTTATGGAGATTGTGGACGGGGGCTTCTCGATCAACTGTGATTTCTCGCCGAACTACTTATATGAGCTGGCCAAGATGGACGGGGCGATCATATTGAGCGAGGACGTCAAGCGTATCTTGTACGCGAATACGCAGCTTATTCCAGATTCGTCGATTACGTCGACGGAGACGGGCATTCGGCATCGGACGGCAGAGCGGGTCGCCAAGCAGACGAACAAGCTCGTCGTCTCGATCTCCCAGCGCCGAAACGTCATCACGCTGTACCAAGGCAATCTGCGCTATGCGCTGAAGGATATCGGCGTCATTCTGACGAAGGCGAATCAGGCGATCCAGACGCTGGAAAAATACATGTCAGTGCTCGATCAAGATCTGACGAATCTCGGTGCGTCGGAATTCGAGGAGCTCGTCACGCTGCACGATGTGACGTGCGTCATTCAGCGGATCGGCATGGTGCTCCGCATTAAGGCGGAGATTAACCGCTACATTAACGAGCTCGGTAATGAGGGCCGTCTCATCAGCATGCAGCTGGAGGAGCTGATGGGCAATACGGAGCGCGAGGCGTATGTGCTCGTGAAGGATTACATGAAGGAGCCGAGCGACGAGAAGGTGAAGGACATCTTCACCCAGCTGAAGCGGGTGTCGCATGATGAAATTCTCGATCACGGCATGATCGCGAAGGCGCTCGGCTATCCACCGGCCGCGGTTAGCGCCGAGGAGATGGTCGCACCGCGCGGCTACCGGGTGTTGAACAAAATACCGCGGCTGCCGTCGGTCATCATTCATAATTTGATCGATCACTTCCGCCAGCTGCCGCATCTCATGATGGCTACAATCGACGAGCTTGATGAGGTGGACGGCATCGGTGAAGTACGGGCACGCGCGATCAAGGAAGGCCTAAAGCGCATCCAAGATCAGGTACTCATTGACAGACATATATAA
- the ispD gene encoding 2-C-methyl-D-erythritol 4-phosphate cytidylyltransferase has translation MVNAAAWGVIIVAAGKGTRMGTQESKQYLQLGGKPIVVHTLETFERMIGVSSIVLVTGEADVARCRQYVEQYGLHKVTAVIAGGRERQHSVRLGLNALPTGTEWVMVHDGVRPFAKETHVRMCAERAAVTDAAVLAVPVKDTIKVVDAEGVIQGTPDRSSLWAIQTPQAFRLAVLQKAHEEAEADGFLGTDDAMLVERLGCRVAVVESDYYNIKITTPEDLPWAEWILEHVWGRSE, from the coding sequence ATCGTGAACGCAGCAGCATGGGGTGTCATCATCGTGGCGGCCGGCAAAGGGACGCGGATGGGAACACAGGAGAGCAAGCAATATTTGCAGCTTGGCGGCAAGCCGATCGTGGTCCATACACTGGAGACGTTCGAGCGGATGATCGGCGTCAGCTCGATCGTGCTCGTGACGGGCGAGGCTGATGTAGCGAGATGCCGTCAATATGTCGAGCAGTACGGCCTGCATAAGGTGACGGCGGTCATCGCTGGAGGGCGCGAACGACAGCATTCGGTGCGCCTAGGGCTTAATGCGCTGCCTACGGGCACGGAGTGGGTTATGGTGCATGACGGAGTGCGTCCTTTTGCCAAGGAAACACATGTTCGCATGTGTGCAGAGCGCGCTGCTGTGACAGATGCTGCTGTGCTCGCTGTTCCGGTGAAGGATACAATCAAGGTTGTAGATGCGGAAGGCGTCATTCAGGGGACGCCGGATCGAAGCAGCTTGTGGGCGATACAGACGCCGCAAGCTTTTCGTCTTGCTGTGCTGCAGAAGGCGCATGAAGAGGCGGAGGCGGACGGCTTCCTCGGCACGGACGATGCGATGCTCGTGGAGCGTCTGGGCTGCAGGGTCGCGGTCGTTGAGAGTGACTATTACAATATCAAGATTACGACGCCTGAGGATTTGCCTTGGGCGGAGTGGATCTTGGAGCACGTATGGGGGAGAAGTGAGTGA